Proteins co-encoded in one Kribbella solani genomic window:
- a CDS encoding aldo/keto reductase: MAAPSQVLAARSTHDLRLPRFGLGGSHLGQPPGADGDAGAIATVDAAYQAGIRFFETSPAYGEAERRLGTALGRRPRAELLIATRLPATRLPATRLPATRLPATADLESAIRESSERLGLTADLVLLQHDSGWGVEEVRRAGVVGRVGVVSGDWRVLDEVVRGAEPDCVLLTAGYSLLDQSARPLLERCRERRVPVIVSGVLTPQVLQAEKSSEPDGVRARRIAAVCERYGVSLPQAALAFPGRHPAVASVLIAASTPAEIRADAALVRQAVPQKLWQDQELIRLLSQPDH, translated from the coding sequence ATGGCCGCACCCAGCCAGGTCCTCGCCGCCCGGTCGACGCACGACCTCCGGCTACCGCGATTCGGCCTCGGCGGTTCGCATCTCGGCCAACCACCTGGCGCCGACGGCGACGCGGGCGCGATCGCGACGGTCGACGCGGCGTACCAGGCCGGGATCAGGTTCTTCGAGACGTCACCGGCGTACGGCGAGGCGGAGCGGAGGCTTGGTACGGCGCTCGGTCGGCGCCCGCGAGCGGAACTCCTGATCGCGACCAGACTGCCTGCGACCAGACTGCCTGCGACCAGACTGCCTGCGACCAGACTGCCCGCGACAGCTGACCTGGAGTCCGCGATCCGGGAGAGCAGCGAACGCCTCGGCCTGACCGCGGACCTGGTCCTCCTCCAGCACGATTCCGGCTGGGGAGTCGAGGAGGTGCGGCGGGCTGGAGTTGTTGGGCGGGTGGGTGTGGTTTCGGGGGATTGGCGGGTGCTGGATGAGGTGGTGCGGGGTGCGGAGCCGGATTGTGTTTTGCTGACTGCTGGCTACTCGTTGCTGGATCAGTCGGCCAGGCCGTTGCTGGAGCGATGCCGGGAGCGGCGGGTACCCGTGATCGTGTCGGGGGTGTTGACGCCGCAGGTCCTGCAGGCGGAGAAATCGAGTGAGCCTGACGGGGTTCGGGCGCGGCGGATCGCGGCGGTGTGTGAGCGGTACGGGGTGTCGTTGCCGCAGGCCGCGCTGGCGTTTCCGGGGCGGCATCCGGCGGTCGCGTCGGTGTTGATCGCGGCGTCCACGCCGGCTGAGATCCGGGCGGACGCGGCGCTCGTACGCCAGGCCGTGCCGCAGAAACTGTGGCAGGACCAGGAACTGATCCGCCTGCTGTCCCAACCCGATCACTGA